A genomic region of Dactylococcopsis salina PCC 8305 contains the following coding sequences:
- a CDS encoding ABC transporter ATP-binding protein, which yields MKQDPILKLQKISKKYSRQGIPAVKEVSLSLPQGHLLSLLGPSGCGKTTLLRLIAGFEQPLQGEITIAGTVVANTGFYLPPEKRDVGMVFQDYALFPHLNVGKNIAFGLKQNRSLSGTEIKKQVQAALDLVGLDGLENRYPHELSGGQQQRVALARALAPRPNLVLLDEPLSNLDVQVRLRLRTELRDILKAAGIAAVFVTHDQEEALSISDSVAVMQQGSIEQHETPEQVYLSPASRFVAEFVTQGNFLPASRNGKGWETEIGTFALDASQVSDAVGGDSGELMIRQEDMSLTPDESSEIVILDREFLGREHRYRLQLPSGMQLKVRTHQTPPLVPKTAVKLTIEEGMLQLFSSGSTLNRERLTAIH from the coding sequence ATGAAACAAGACCCAATTTTAAAATTACAAAAAATCAGTAAGAAATATTCTCGTCAAGGGATTCCTGCTGTGAAGGAAGTGAGTTTGAGTTTACCTCAAGGACACTTACTCAGTCTCTTGGGACCTTCTGGGTGTGGGAAAACGACTTTGTTACGTCTCATTGCAGGATTTGAGCAACCCTTACAGGGAGAGATTACCATTGCAGGAACGGTGGTGGCAAATACGGGTTTTTATCTTCCTCCAGAGAAACGGGATGTGGGGATGGTGTTTCAAGATTATGCGTTGTTTCCTCATCTCAATGTGGGAAAAAATATCGCCTTTGGTTTGAAGCAAAATCGCAGTCTCAGTGGGACGGAAATTAAAAAGCAAGTACAAGCGGCTTTAGATTTAGTGGGATTAGATGGGTTGGAGAATCGCTATCCTCACGAGTTATCGGGTGGTCAACAACAACGGGTTGCTTTAGCTAGGGCTTTAGCCCCTCGTCCGAATTTAGTGCTATTAGATGAACCGTTGAGTAATTTAGATGTACAAGTGCGGCTACGGTTGCGAACTGAGTTACGAGATATTCTGAAAGCGGCGGGGATTGCGGCGGTGTTTGTGACTCACGACCAAGAGGAAGCGCTTTCAATTTCTGATTCGGTGGCGGTGATGCAACAAGGCTCGATCGAACAACATGAGACACCAGAACAGGTTTATCTCAGTCCAGCGTCCCGTTTTGTGGCAGAGTTTGTCACTCAGGGTAATTTTTTACCCGCTTCTCGCAACGGTAAGGGGTGGGAAACGGAAATCGGAACGTTTGCGTTAGATGCGTCTCAAGTCTCGGATGCGGTGGGGGGAGACAGTGGCGAGTTGATGATTCGTCAGGAGGATATGAGTTTAACCCCTGATGAGAGTTCTGAGATTGTGATCCTCGATCGAGAATTTTTAGGACGAGAACACCGTTATCGGTTGCAATTACCTTCGGGAATGCAGTTAAAGGTTCGCACGCATCAAACGCCTCCTTTAGTCCCAAAAACAGCAGTGAAGCTGACGATCGAGGAAGGAATGTTACAGTTATTTTCCAGTGGTTCTACGCTGAACCGTGAACGATTAACAGCGATTCATTAA
- a CDS encoding molybdenum cofactor biosynthesis protein MoaE, with protein MENQDSFKIVFAPLILEEVYQLADDGANGAIVLMSGTVREQTAGKPVAFLEYQAYEPMAIKLFQQIAQNLRQQWSSVNRVVIHHRIGRLKIGEISVLVAVGCPHRREAFEACQYAIDTLKHNAPIWKKEASINPDGSIEANWVDCPRC; from the coding sequence ATGGAGAACCAAGATAGTTTTAAGATTGTTTTTGCGCCCTTGATTCTAGAAGAAGTGTATCAGTTAGCAGATGATGGGGCAAACGGCGCGATCGTGCTGATGAGTGGGACGGTACGGGAACAAACAGCAGGAAAACCAGTGGCTTTTTTAGAATATCAGGCTTATGAACCGATGGCGATCAAGCTGTTTCAACAAATCGCCCAAAACCTTCGTCAGCAATGGTCATCGGTGAATCGGGTAGTGATTCATCATCGCATTGGACGGTTAAAAATTGGCGAAATTAGCGTGTTAGTGGCGGTGGGATGTCCCCATCGTCGAGAAGCGTTTGAGGCTTGTCAGTATGCGATCGATACCCTTAAACACAACGCCCCCATCTGGAAGAAAGAAGCGAGTATTAATCCTGACGGCTCGATCGAAGCCAACTGGGTGGATTGTCCTCGCTGTTAA
- a CDS encoding VOC family protein, whose product MSATFKHVMLMVNDVNASVKFYSEGLGLPVKKNSPAWAELDAGGTTIALHAAEGANAGSSPILSFHVEDVLESVKSLEALGANLEGRIREPSFGKVAAIRTPDGHLVSLLQPNTN is encoded by the coding sequence ATGAGTGCAACCTTTAAGCACGTCATGTTAATGGTTAACGACGTGAACGCTTCTGTCAAATTTTATTCCGAAGGCTTGGGTTTACCCGTGAAAAAAAATAGCCCTGCTTGGGCAGAATTAGACGCTGGGGGAACAACGATCGCGCTTCATGCCGCAGAAGGCGCAAATGCGGGGAGTTCACCGATTTTGAGTTTTCATGTGGAAGATGTGTTAGAAAGTGTTAAATCCTTAGAAGCATTGGGAGCAAATTTAGAGGGGCGGATTCGTGAGCCTTCCTTTGGGAAAGTCGCTGCCATACGCACTCCAGACGGGCATTTAGTGAGCTTATTACAGCCCAATACCAATTAG
- a CDS encoding RNA-guided endonuclease InsQ/TnpB family protein produces MEQTLTIVVKLEVEPEQATQLEETAQTFADACSWINENINHRLTNRNSIQAVCYNDVKEKFGLKANHIVRACARVASNRKTAKHKGRKVKGFQPTSFDCDGRTFSFREKDWTISVSTLGKRLRLPLRASNYHKGKLTGRKPTSAQICKHKDGQWYCHIQVTIDYAEPQKTDKVIGVDFGRREIARTSTNQGWDGKEVQQKRDKFSRVRSSLQKKARKGTRSSRRRCREVLKRLSGREKRYQKWVNHNISKAIIKGAKETNSAVAIEDLTGIRERTNEKPRNKTERRRSNSWAFYQLRTFLEYKGIKEGVKVIAIPPAYTSQTCHCCNHIGLRTNKSFKCSNSDCRWEGDADDNASEMIAKWGRSIVMRPGGSEILSCRISRATESPIHIA; encoded by the coding sequence ATGGAACAGACTCTAACCATTGTAGTAAAGCTAGAAGTAGAACCTGAGCAGGCAACTCAGCTTGAAGAAACTGCTCAGACTTTTGCTGATGCTTGCTCTTGGATTAATGAGAACATAAACCATCGTTTAACCAATCGCAATTCAATTCAGGCTGTCTGCTATAACGATGTTAAAGAAAAGTTTGGATTAAAGGCTAACCATATTGTTCGTGCTTGCGCCAGAGTCGCTTCTAACCGAAAGACTGCCAAACATAAAGGTCGGAAGGTTAAAGGCTTCCAACCTACCTCCTTCGATTGTGACGGTAGGACTTTCTCTTTTCGGGAAAAAGATTGGACAATTAGTGTCTCAACTCTTGGTAAGAGATTAAGACTACCGTTAAGAGCCAGCAATTATCATAAGGGTAAATTGACTGGTCGTAAGCCAACTTCAGCTCAAATCTGTAAACATAAAGATGGTCAATGGTATTGCCATATTCAAGTCACCATTGATTATGCCGAACCCCAAAAAACTGACAAAGTTATCGGTGTTGATTTTGGGAGACGGGAAATAGCTAGAACATCCACCAATCAAGGATGGGACGGGAAAGAAGTTCAACAAAAAAGAGATAAGTTTTCTAGAGTAAGATCATCTCTTCAGAAAAAAGCGCGTAAAGGCACAAGATCATCTAGACGTAGATGTCGAGAGGTCTTGAAACGGTTATCAGGACGCGAAAAGAGATATCAAAAGTGGGTTAACCACAACATAAGTAAAGCTATCATCAAAGGAGCAAAAGAGACTAACTCCGCAGTGGCAATCGAAGACCTGACTGGGATTCGTGAACGAACGAATGAAAAACCAAGAAATAAAACAGAAAGAAGAAGGTCTAATTCTTGGGCTTTCTATCAGTTAAGAACGTTTCTAGAGTATAAAGGGATTAAGGAAGGAGTAAAAGTAATTGCTATTCCTCCTGCCTATACCAGCCAAACTTGCCATTGTTGTAACCACATTGGACTAAGAACCAATAAAAGTTTTAAGTGTTCTAATTCTGATTGCCGTTGGGAAGGAGATGCAGATGATAATGCTTCTGAAATGATAGCTAAATGGGGGCGATCAATTGTAATGCGTCCTGGAGGCTCGGAGATTCTATCTTGTAGGATTTCCAGGGCTACTGAAAGCCCCATCCACATTGCCTGA
- a CDS encoding DUF4332 domain-containing protein has translation MKGKNWSLEHLPRLDETTRSRFQDLGITTTQDLLLKAQTQQGKEEIARYLQQKPQQISKWVIMADLARLPSVGCEYCGLLLHAGIGSIEQLKQMHPQKLHQQVLRLQIALFKRRDYCPSVSIVQNWIQDARKINQ, from the coding sequence ATGAAAGGGAAAAACTGGTCGCTGGAACATTTACCTCGTCTCGATGAAACCACTCGATCGCGCTTTCAAGATTTAGGGATTACAACCACTCAAGACTTACTTCTAAAAGCCCAAACTCAGCAGGGAAAAGAAGAAATTGCCCGTTATCTGCAACAAAAACCGCAACAGATCAGTAAATGGGTGATTATGGCAGATTTAGCTCGTCTTCCGAGTGTGGGGTGTGAATACTGTGGGTTATTGCTTCATGCTGGTATCGGCTCGATCGAGCAATTAAAGCAAATGCACCCCCAAAAACTCCATCAACAAGTTTTACGCCTACAAATCGCTCTTTTCAAGCGCAGAGATTATTGTCCATCCGTGTCGATCGTGCAAAATTGGATTCAAGACGCACGAAAAATTAATCAATAA
- the rpsJ gene encoding 30S ribosomal protein S10, producing MATLQQQKIRIRLKGFDRRLLDTSCDKIVETAQRTDANAVGPIPLPTKRKIYCVLRSPHVNKDSREHFETRTHRRIIDIYQPSSKTIDALMKLDLPAGVDIEVKL from the coding sequence ATGGCAACTCTCCAACAACAAAAAATTCGCATCCGTCTCAAAGGCTTTGATCGTCGATTATTAGATACCTCTTGCGACAAAATTGTCGAAACGGCACAGCGTACTGATGCCAATGCAGTGGGACCGATTCCCTTACCCACTAAGCGCAAAATTTACTGTGTGTTACGCTCTCCTCACGTGAATAAAGATTCCAGAGAACACTTTGAAACTCGCACCCACAGACGGATTATTGATATTTATCAGCCTTCTTCCAAAACAATCGATGCTTTGATGAAACTTGATTTACCCGCAGGTGTGGATATTGAAGTAAAACTCTAA
- the tuf gene encoding elongation factor Tu, translating to MAREKFERTKDHANIGTVGHVDHGKTTLTAALTLTLSHSGRAKARNYEDIDAAPEEKARGITINTAHVEYETNKRHYAHVDCPGHADYVKNMITGAAQMDGAILVCSAADGPMPQTREHILLARQVGISNLVVFLNKVDQVDDEELLELVELEVRELLSEYDFPGDDIPIISGSALMAVEALTQKPDIAQGDNEWVDKIYELMDAVDDYIPTPERDVDKPFLMAIEDVFSITGRGTVATGRIERGKVKVGEEVEIVGIGDTRKSTVTGVEMFQKTLDEGMAGDNVGILLRGVQKDDIERGMVLAKPGSITPHTQFEAEVYVLKKEEGGRHTPFFPNYRPQFFVRTTDVTGTINAFTADDGSAAEMVMPGDRVKMTVELINPVAIEQGMRFAIREGGRTIGAGVVSKIVK from the coding sequence ATGGCACGCGAAAAATTTGAACGGACAAAAGATCACGCTAACATTGGCACAGTGGGTCACGTTGACCACGGTAAAACCACATTAACTGCCGCTTTGACCCTCACCTTATCCCATTCGGGTCGGGCAAAAGCACGGAACTATGAAGACATTGATGCCGCTCCCGAAGAAAAAGCACGGGGAATCACCATCAATACCGCTCACGTGGAATATGAAACCAACAAGCGTCACTATGCCCACGTAGATTGTCCTGGACACGCAGACTATGTGAAAAACATGATCACGGGGGCAGCGCAGATGGATGGAGCAATTCTCGTTTGCTCCGCTGCCGATGGTCCGATGCCTCAAACTCGTGAGCATATTTTGCTTGCTCGTCAGGTGGGAATCTCTAACTTAGTTGTTTTTCTCAACAAAGTGGATCAAGTGGATGACGAAGAGCTTTTAGAGTTAGTAGAACTAGAAGTTCGGGAATTGCTCAGTGAATACGATTTCCCTGGGGATGATATTCCGATTATTTCGGGTTCAGCATTGATGGCAGTAGAGGCGCTTACCCAAAAACCCGATATCGCTCAAGGTGATAACGAGTGGGTTGATAAAATCTACGAACTGATGGATGCAGTGGATGATTATATTCCCACTCCTGAACGAGATGTTGATAAGCCTTTCTTGATGGCAATTGAGGACGTATTCTCCATTACGGGTCGGGGAACTGTTGCCACAGGTCGAATTGAGCGCGGTAAGGTCAAAGTCGGCGAAGAAGTGGAAATTGTCGGTATCGGCGACACTCGTAAAAGCACAGTAACCGGTGTGGAAATGTTCCAGAAAACTCTGGATGAAGGAATGGCTGGTGATAATGTCGGGATTCTTCTTCGGGGTGTCCAGAAAGATGATATTGAGCGCGGTATGGTCTTGGCGAAACCAGGCTCGATTACTCCTCATACTCAGTTTGAGGCTGAAGTGTATGTCCTGAAAAAAGAGGAAGGCGGTCGTCACACTCCTTTCTTCCCTAACTATCGTCCTCAGTTTTTTGTGCGAACCACTGATGTAACGGGTACGATTAACGCTTTTACCGCCGATGACGGTAGCGCCGCCGAGATGGTGATGCCAGGAGACCGTGTAAAAATGACGGTGGAATTGATTAACCCCGTTGCCATTGAGCAAGGAATGCGCTTTGCGATTCGTGAAGGGGGTCGCACGATCGGTGCTGGCGTGGTTTCCAAAATTGTGAAATAG
- the fusA gene encoding elongation factor G: protein MARTIPLERVRNIGIAAHIDAGKTTTTERILYYSGVAHKLGEVHDGNAVMDWMSQERERGITITAAAISTSWLDNKINIIDTPGHVDFTIEVERSMRVLDGVITVLCSVGGVQPQTETVWRQAERYTVPRIVFVNKMDRTGANFYKVYDQLCDRLRCNAVPIQLPIGAESEFLGLVDLVGMKAYIYNNDLGTDIEVTEIPEDMMELAQEYRAKLVEAVAETDEELLEKYLAEETLSEEEIRAGLRRGTLNREIVPMLCGSAFKNKGVQLLLNAVVDYLPAPTEVPPIEGVLPDGTEATRPSSDDEPLAALAFKVAADPYGRLTFVRIYSGVLAKGSYIYNATKDKKERLSRLIVMKSNDRIEVDELRAGELGAIVGLKNTTTGDTLCDENNPIILESIFIPEPVISVAVEPKTKADMEKLSKALQALADEDPTFRVTTDAETNQTVIAGMGELHLEILVDRMLREYKVEANIGQPQVAYRETIRQPGNAEGKFIRQSGGKGQYGHVVLEVEPGEPGTGFEFTSKIVGGVIPKEYIPSVEEGIKETCESGILAGYPLIDVKVRLVDGSYHDVDSSEMAFKIAGSMGIREAAKKASPALLEPMMKVEVEVPEDFLGDVMGDLNSRRGQIGNMNTDDGLAKISAEVPLAEMFGYATDIRSKTQGRGIFTMEFSHYAEVPNHVAEAVIAKNQGNA, encoded by the coding sequence ATGGCACGTACTATCCCCCTAGAACGAGTCCGCAATATTGGAATCGCAGCCCACATTGATGCGGGAAAGACAACAACCACCGAACGCATCTTATATTATTCAGGGGTGGCTCATAAGCTGGGGGAAGTTCACGACGGTAACGCCGTAATGGATTGGATGTCTCAAGAAAGAGAAAGAGGGATCACCATTACCGCCGCCGCAATTAGTACCAGTTGGCTTGATAACAAAATCAACATCATTGATACCCCAGGTCACGTGGATTTTACGATCGAAGTCGAACGTTCCATGCGGGTGTTAGATGGCGTGATTACAGTTCTGTGTTCAGTGGGTGGGGTACAACCTCAAACCGAAACCGTGTGGCGACAAGCAGAACGTTACACGGTTCCCAGAATTGTCTTTGTGAACAAAATGGATCGCACCGGGGCGAACTTCTATAAAGTTTATGACCAACTGTGCGATCGCCTCCGTTGTAACGCTGTTCCCATTCAGCTTCCGATCGGTGCGGAAAGTGAGTTTTTAGGACTCGTTGACCTAGTGGGGATGAAAGCATACATCTACAACAATGACTTGGGAACAGACATTGAAGTCACCGAGATTCCCGAAGACATGATGGAGTTAGCACAAGAATATCGTGCCAAGCTCGTAGAAGCAGTTGCAGAAACCGATGAAGAACTGTTAGAGAAATATCTCGCCGAAGAAACCCTCAGCGAAGAAGAAATCCGCGCTGGATTACGTCGAGGAACATTGAATCGGGAAATTGTTCCCATGTTATGCGGTTCAGCGTTCAAAAACAAAGGCGTGCAACTGTTATTAAACGCAGTGGTGGATTATCTCCCCGCTCCCACCGAAGTTCCTCCCATTGAAGGGGTACTTCCTGATGGCACAGAAGCCACTCGTCCTTCTAGTGATGATGAGCCACTGGCAGCTTTAGCGTTTAAGGTGGCAGCGGACCCCTATGGACGGTTAACCTTTGTTCGCATTTATTCAGGGGTTCTGGCAAAAGGTAGCTATATCTATAACGCCACCAAAGATAAGAAAGAACGGCTCTCCCGTTTGATTGTGATGAAATCCAACGATCGGATCGAAGTGGATGAACTGCGGGCTGGAGAATTAGGCGCGATCGTGGGCTTGAAAAACACCACCACTGGGGATACCCTGTGTGATGAAAACAACCCGATTATATTAGAGTCTATCTTTATCCCTGAACCCGTAATTTCCGTAGCGGTTGAGCCAAAAACTAAAGCAGACATGGAGAAACTCTCCAAAGCCCTGCAAGCACTCGCCGATGAAGACCCCACCTTCCGCGTCACCACTGATGCAGAAACAAATCAAACCGTGATCGCAGGTATGGGAGAGCTTCACTTAGAAATTCTCGTCGATCGGATGCTGCGAGAATACAAAGTAGAAGCGAACATTGGTCAGCCTCAAGTTGCTTACCGTGAGACCATTCGCCAACCTGGAAACGCAGAAGGGAAATTTATTCGTCAAAGTGGCGGTAAAGGACAATACGGTCACGTGGTTTTAGAGGTAGAACCAGGAGAACCAGGTACAGGCTTTGAATTTACCTCTAAAATCGTCGGTGGGGTGATTCCCAAAGAATATATTCCTTCCGTAGAAGAAGGGATCAAAGAAACCTGTGAATCTGGTATATTAGCAGGTTATCCCTTGATCGATGTGAAAGTCAGATTAGTAGATGGGTCTTACCACGATGTGGACTCTTCGGAAATGGCTTTCAAAATTGCTGGATCAATGGGAATTCGGGAAGCAGCGAAAAAAGCCAGCCCCGCACTGTTAGAGCCAATGATGAAAGTGGAAGTAGAAGTCCCCGAAGACTTCTTGGGTGATGTCATGGGCGATCTCAACTCTCGTCGCGGTCAAATCGGTAATATGAATACCGATGATGGACTCGCCAAAATTTCGGCAGAAGTTCCTCTCGCGGAGATGTTTGGATATGCCACCGACATCCGCTCCAAAACACAAGGTCGAGGCATCTTTACAATGGAGTTCAGCCACTACGCTGAAGTTCCGAACCATGTTGCCGAAGCCGTCATTGCTAAAAATCAAGGGAACGCATAG
- the rpsG gene encoding 30S ribosomal protein S7: MSRRSNVKKPPVPPDPVYNSRLVSMMIRRLMMDGKKSVASRILYDAFKIVEEKTNGDPLDTFEQAVRNVTPLVQVKARRVGGATYQVPMEVRPERGTSLALRWLSQYSRNRSGKTMAMRFANEIMDAANETGSTIRKREETHKMAEANKAFAHYRY; the protein is encoded by the coding sequence ATGTCTCGTCGGAGTAATGTCAAAAAACCCCCAGTTCCTCCCGATCCTGTGTATAATAGCCGTTTGGTAAGCATGATGATTCGACGGTTGATGATGGACGGGAAAAAATCAGTGGCTTCCAGAATCCTCTACGATGCCTTCAAAATCGTAGAAGAAAAAACCAATGGCGATCCCCTAGATACCTTTGAACAAGCGGTGCGTAATGTTACCCCTTTAGTCCAGGTAAAAGCCAGACGGGTGGGGGGAGCAACCTATCAAGTCCCGATGGAAGTCCGTCCCGAAAGAGGAACCAGTCTCGCCTTGCGTTGGTTATCGCAGTATAGTCGCAATCGATCAGGAAAAACTATGGCGATGCGATTTGCCAACGAAATCATGGACGCAGCGAACGAAACGGGTAGCACCATCCGCAAGCGCGAAGAAACCCACAAAATGGCAGAAGCAAACAAAGCATTTGCACACTATCGCTATTAA
- the rpsL gene encoding 30S ribosomal protein S12: MPTIQQLIRNERSKLTQKTKSPALKECPQRRGVCTRVYTATPKKPNSALRKVARVRLTSGYEVTAYIPGIGHNLQEHSVVLIRGGRVKDLPGVRYHIVRGTLDTTGVKDRRQGRSKYGTKRPKE; this comes from the coding sequence ATGCCCACAATCCAGCAACTGATCCGAAACGAACGATCGAAGTTAACTCAAAAGACAAAATCACCCGCCTTAAAAGAATGTCCCCAACGGCGCGGAGTTTGCACGCGGGTTTATACCGCAACGCCTAAAAAACCCAACTCGGCACTAAGAAAAGTGGCGAGGGTGCGTCTAACTTCAGGATATGAAGTGACCGCCTACATTCCTGGAATTGGTCATAACTTGCAAGAACACTCAGTCGTTCTCATTAGAGGAGGACGGGTAAAAGATTTACCAGGGGTGCGCTATCACATTGTTCGTGGTACTCTCGACACCACTGGCGTGAAAGATCGCCGTCAAGGTCGATCGAAATACGGCACAAAACGTCCCAAAGAATAA
- a CDS encoding AEC family transporter, whose protein sequence is MTVLLPAIIPVALIIFIGAIGQRYLSLDQATLSQLALYILIPALVGDKLYRTTIAPQGALGLVAGFIITSGLLYLLVLGINRLGNLSETVGKSLIATTMFGNVGNLGLPLNSFAFGEAGLERAIICLITSAILLFGVIPALLKGNGWKYGVVMTLKLPLFWAMIAGIVFHLLNVEFPYRLDAGIEQLGKASIPIALIILGMQLASTRFTVGKYQLFASVLRLIIAPAIALFVGIMLNLTGLDLKVLVLQTAMPAAVNTVLMVGEFGGEPDRAAKTVVVSTVLSFISLPAVLWILTNFQPLPTN, encoded by the coding sequence ACGCTATCTTTCCCTAGACCAAGCAACACTCTCCCAACTTGCACTTTATATCCTCATTCCAGCTTTAGTGGGAGATAAACTTTATCGTACCACGATCGCGCCTCAAGGAGCGCTAGGATTAGTCGCTGGCTTTATTATTACCTCTGGTTTATTGTATTTATTGGTATTAGGAATTAATCGCTTGGGAAACCTTTCCGAAACAGTGGGAAAGAGTCTGATAGCGACAACAATGTTCGGAAATGTCGGTAATTTAGGACTCCCTTTAAACAGTTTTGCTTTTGGCGAAGCAGGTTTAGAACGGGCGATTATTTGTTTAATTACTTCTGCAATTCTTCTATTTGGAGTTATTCCCGCATTGCTAAAAGGTAACGGTTGGAAATATGGCGTTGTGATGACTTTAAAGTTACCTTTGTTTTGGGCAATGATTGCAGGAATTGTGTTTCATCTTCTCAATGTCGAATTTCCTTATCGGTTAGATGCTGGCATTGAACAGTTAGGGAAAGCATCCATTCCCATTGCTTTAATTATTTTAGGAATGCAGTTAGCTAGTACCCGTTTTACAGTGGGAAAATATCAATTGTTTGCCTCTGTTTTACGCCTAATTATTGCCCCCGCGATCGCGCTTTTTGTTGGTATTATGTTAAACTTAACAGGGCTTGATCTAAAAGTTTTAGTGCTTCAAACCGCAATGCCCGCAGCCGTCAATACCGTGTTAATGGTCGGGGAATTTGGCGGCGAACCCGATCGAGCCGCGAAAACTGTTGTCGTTTCTACAGTGTTGAGTTTTATCAGTTTGCCCGCCGTTTTATGGATATTAACCAACTTTCAACCCCTTCCAACTAATTAG